A genomic stretch from Arachis stenosperma cultivar V10309 chromosome 3, arast.V10309.gnm1.PFL2, whole genome shotgun sequence includes:
- the LOC130969318 gene encoding kinesin-like protein NACK1 yields the protein MTVRTPGTPASKIETTPPSTPGRTRAREDKIVVTVRLRPLNRREQFSKDQVAWDCVDHHRIVCKPQVPEHATQPTSFAFDKVFGPACLTETVYDEGVKNVVLSALMGINATVFAYGQTSSGKTYTMRGITEKAVNDIYNHIMDTPERDFTIKISGLEIYNENVRDLLNSESGRSLKLLDDPEKGTVVEKLVEETANDDKHLRYLISICEAQRQVGETALNDKSSRSHQIIRLTIQSTLRENSDCVRSFLATLNFVDLAGSERAAQTHADGTRLREGCHINLSLMTLTTVIRKLSVGKRSGHIPYRDSKLTRILQHSLGGNARTAIICTLSPALSHLEQSRNTLLFATRAKEVTNNAQVNMVVSDKQLVKHLQKELARLEAELRTPDQSREKDLKIQQMEMEIEQLKLQRDLAQSQVDELNKKLQEDHHISNQVESPQLSVTKCLSYTGSLSSLKRDKIRNTTLRQSMRQSSTAPFTLMHEIHKLEHLQTQLGEEANRALEVLQKEVACHRLGNQNAAETIANLQAEIRQMCAVRSAPKEVEVGRMVSVNKSISANLKHEIVRLHSQGSNIANLEQQLENVQRSIDKLVMSLPNNYQQLNSKASKLRKEHRRKKLPPLASINAVNRQNFIRSPCSPLSTPHQVLESYIENRAPDDEDIVSSENLPPESEKEETPSKNEEGDNVSSRDNNNSGYRRSSSVNMKKMQKMFQNAAEENVRSIRTYVTELKERVAKLQYQKQLLVCQVLELEANEANGHNIENEGLSEQEGSQVSGHITFQEQQQQIIELWDLCFVSVIHRTQFYLLFKGDPADQIYMEVELRRLTWLQQHLAEVGNASPAHVGDERTISLSSSIKALKREREFLAKRLGSRLTLEERDALYMKWDVPVVGKQKRLQFVSKLWTEPHNPKHVKESAEIVAKLVGFCEGGNISREMFELNFVLPSDKRPWLMDWSPITNLLNL from the exons ATGACTGTTAGAACACCTGGAACACCAGCTTCAAAGATTGAAACGACACCACCATCAACCCCTGGACGGACAAGAGCAAGGGAGGATAAGATTGTAGTTACAGTGAGGCTAAGACCTCTAAACAGAAGAGAGCAATTCTCTAAAGATCAGGTCGCATGGGATTGCGTCGATCATCACCGGATCGTGTGTAAACCACAAGTTCCTGAACATGCAACTCAACCAACCTCATTTGCTTTTG ATAAAGTTTTTGGTCCTGCTTGTTTAACCGAGACAGTATACGACGAAGGAGTGAAGAATGTCGTATTGTCTGCGTTGATGGGCATCAACG CAACTGTTTTTGCCTATGGACAAACAAGCAGTGGAAAGACTTACACAATGAGAGGCATAACAGAGAAGGCGGTCAATGATATATATAACCATATAATGGAT ACCCCAGAGAGAGATTTCACTATAAAAATATCTGGACTTGAAATATACAATGAAAATGTGAGGGACTTGTTAAATTCAGAATCTGGACGCAGTCTGAAGCTTTTAGATGATCCTGAG AAAGGTACTGTTGTTGAGAAATTGGTGGAAGAAACTGCAAATGATGACAAGCATTTAAgatatcttatatctatttgtGAAG CTCAAAGGCAGGTTGGTGAAACTGCTCTTAATGATAAGAGCTCAAGATCTCACCAAATAATAAGACTG ACAATTCAAAGTACACTACGTGAAAATTCAGATTGTGTGAGATCTTTTCTTGCCACACTG AACTTTGTTGATCTGGCTGGAAGTGAGAGGGCTGCACAGACACATGCAGATGGCACTAGGCTTAGAGAAGGCTGCCATATTAATCTTAGCCTGATGACTCTCACAACGGTGATCCGGAAACTCAG TGTTGGAAAAAGAAGTGGTCATATACCTTACAGAGATTCAAAACTCACCCGTATATTGCAACACTCTCTCGGAGGGAATGCACGCACTGCCATCATATGTACTTTGAGCCCAGCACTAAGTCATCTGGAGCAGTCGCGAAATACTCTCTTATTTGCTACCCGGGCAAAGGAAGTAACAAATAATGCTCAAGTTAACATG GTTGTTTCTGACAAGCAGCTTGTTAAACATTTGCAAAAGGAATTAGCCAGGCTTGAGGCAGAGCTTCGCACACCTGATCAGTCAAgggaaaaggatttgaaaattcAGCAG ATGGAGATGGAGATTGAACAACTGAAACTTCAAAGAGATCTTGCACAATCTCAGGTGGATGAATTAAACAAAAAACTTCAGGAGGATCATCACATCTCAAATCAAGTTGAATCACCTCAGTTATCAGTCACGAAGTGTCTCTCGTACACTGGTTCACTATCATCACTAAAACgagataaaataagaaacacAACATTAAGGCAGTCAATGAGGCAATCATCTACTGCTCCTTTTACTCTTATGCATGAAATTCATAAACTTGAGCATCTCCAGACGCAGCTGGGGGAAGAAGCTAATCGAGCACTGGAAGTATTACAGAAGGAAGTGGCATGTCACAGACTAGGGAACCAAAATGCAGCAGAGACAATTGCTAACCTGCAAGCTGAAATAAGGCAAATGTGTGCTGTTAGGTCTGCACCCAAGGAAGTTGAAGTTGGGAGAATGGTTTCTGTAAACAAGAGCATCAGTGCTAATCTCAAGCATGAAATTGTCCGTCTTCATTCACAGGGAAGCAACATTGCAAATCTTGAGCAACAGCTAGAAAATGTTCAAAGGTCCATAGACAAGCTGGTGATGTCTCTCCCAAACAATTATCAACAACTAAACAGCAAAGCCTCGAAACTGAGAAAAGAACACAGAAGGAAAAAGTTGCCTCCTTTGGCTTCAATTAATGCTGTGAATCGGCAAAATTTTATAAGATCTCCATGCTCACCATTATCCACCCCTCACCAAGTTTTGGAATCTTATATCGAAAATAGAGCTCCAGATGATGAAGACATTGTTTCAAGTGAGAATTTGCCACCAGAATCTGAGAAGGAGGAAACTCCATCCAAGAATGAAGAAGGGGATAATGTTTCATCCCGGGACAACAACAATTCAGGTTATCGACGCTCTAGTTCAGTTAACATgaagaaaatgcagaaaatgtTTCAGAATGCTGCAGAAGAGAATGTTAGAAGTATAAGGACTTATGTTACAGAGTTGAAGGAACGTGTGGCCAAATTGCAATACCAAAAGCAGTTACTTGTTTGCCAG GTTCTTGAGCTTGAAGCAAATGAAGCAAATGGCCacaatatagaaaatgaaggtCTTAGTGAACAAGAAGGATCCCAAGTTTCAGGGCATATAACATTTCAGGAGCAGCAGCAGCAGATCATTGAATTATgggatctttgttttgtttccGTAATTCATAGGACccaattttatttgttattcaAGGGAGATCCAGCTGACCAAATATACATGGAAGTTGAACTAAGGCGTTTGACATGGTTGCAACAACACCTGGCAGAAGTTGGGAATGCAAGCCCCGCTCATGTTGGAGACGAGCGTACGATCTCTTTGTCATCAAg TATCAAAGCCTTGAAAAGAGAAAGGGAATTCCTTGCAAAGAGATTGGGATCACGTTTGACACTAGAGGAGAGGGATGCACTGTACATGAAATGGGATGTTCCAGTTGTTGGGAAGCAGAAGAGGCTGCAGTTTGTAAGCAAGCTCTGGACAGAACCACATAATCCAAAGCATGTAAAGGAGAGTGCTGAAATAGTTGCAAAACTTGTCGGGTTTTGTGAAGGAGGCAACATATCAAGGGAGATGTTTGAGCTCAATTTTGTGCTTCCATCTGACAAGAGACCCTGGTTAATGGACTGGAGTCCTATAACAAATTTACTAAATTTGTAA